The stretch of DNA TAAATTAGAATATGTGTGTATCTGTAAAGTCTATTTATGAGATGTACCAATACTTTGCATATTGTGCTTTCAATGTGTGCTGTCTGCCTGACACTTCCTGTGCTGTGTATGCAAACCCATCTGAAACAGAAACCAAGCAAAATGTGTTTCTGGTCACCTTTTACAATAACATGTCTCCAAATCACAATCTTAAAAAATAAGAACCGTCAATAGGCCATGTAGTGGTGAAGATTCTGTCATGGCACTGGTAAATGTGTTCATGTCTAGTGTCTAAAGGCCTAGTGAATAAGACCACATCACACCTGTAGCCTGAGTCAATATACATCATACCACCCCCCTATGGTTTTTAGATAGAAACCACAGGCATTTTCAACTAACGGCATTCATTCAAGTACTAATTGATCTCTGCTCTAGTGTAATATCTGCCCTTTTTTCACCTCACCCAGCCTTAAATGACTGGTACTGTGCAGGCTAGCCAAGACtcactcttcctcttcatcctcctgttCCTCTCAAGAGTAAGGTCCAAGTCCATGTGAGGAATGCAAGGGATAGTCAAAGAAAGAGGGGATGAGGGTTGACCacaccctcctctccatcccatccTATCTGTACCGGTACCTTCACACCGGTCCACCTCTGTAAGAAGAGGCACAGTCTTGTGGGGAGTCTCTTTGTAGAATGTACCAAGTAAGGGTGGTGGTGTTTCATGGGGAGGTACAacttagggagagagaggagtgcacTTAGGGCCTAGGTTATGAGCCATCGTAGACTCACCGCCCACAGGTCACCATCCCTGCTCTCCCTTCCTCACTGTTCTTCCCTCTTATGAAGAGCACATACAGAAGGAGAGGCTTTCATCAGAACACACCCCTTTCTTACCCCCCTATGGATCCTCCAGGGGATTCATATCATACTCCTCCATATGGGGGGTGGTTAAGCTGTGGTACAGTCCGCTGAGCTGTCCCCCTTCCCCTGCTACCTGGTATGGACCAGTTCCTCTCGGAGCCAGCTGGGCAGGGGCTGGCCCATCCTGTACAGCAGCTTAGATAATGCTATGTTTTGATCCCTGTAGTGCTCCCTGAGGAACAACTGGGactgggggatggagagagagagaaaaagggataggagtgaggtagggagagagagagagagaaaaaaaagggatTGGagtgaggtagggagagagagggagaaagagatagaatTATCATTACAGACACAGCCAGGATTCAATTAACAAACATGCATCTTAATGAACAAATATCAGTGAACAACTTGCATTGGCAAATGACAACTCTTACCTCTGGGTTCATGTCAGGGTACCTCCGCCCCTTGCTCTTCCCCAGACACTTGGTCTTCCCTCCCTCCAGCAGCTGACACCAGAAGCCTTTGTTGGGGTCAAACCTGGAGAAAACACATTACATCTTAATATGGGAGCCTCAGTTTAAAATGCACAGGACAAATTGCATTTTAAAATGCTTGTGGTTACAATACATCTAATCCCGTATTGCCAAATGGAGGTAAGTGGCTAGGGAAGTTATCTGCTCTGTGTTTGTGAAGTGACTCACGCTAGGATCCTGTGGTAGTTGACTGTGTTGACCAGGCCTAAAAACCTCTGGATCTTGTCCATGACTGAGGCCGGCTCAGTCTTCAGCTGCTGCCCGTCGAGAACCAGGACCTGACTGGAGTGGTAGTGGTTGAGCCATCTCTCCAGGTGGATGGCATACCAGCCCGGCACCAAACAACGGTTCTGGAGCACACGCAATCTCACCGGGGCATCATGGGTAGCCACGATGACATCATGGAAGGAGTATTTCAGAGCCACTGGGTCATCATGAGCGCGCTGGTGCTGTAGGATTAGAACATGACGTAGGATTATATCATGACGTAGGATTATAACATGACGTAGGATTATAACATGACGTAGGATTATAACATGACGAAGGATTATAACATGACGAAGGATTATAACATGACGTAGGATTATAACATGACAGTCATACTGAGGAATAGTTATGTATCGTACAGACCTGGTACCATGAGTAGTAATTATGTATTATATACAACAGTTATAAGGAGTTCTAAACCAACCTGGTACCAGGAGTAAGCGCGGTCAGCTGGGTTGATGAGGATGGTGATGATCTTGGATTTAGGCAAGAGAGCAGCCGCCCGCTCCGCTGCCACCTCAGAGTCAAAATAGTTGGCACTTTTCTCAAAGTAGTAGTCTGAGCTGGTGTTGGAGGGCAGGGGGAAGTACTCCATGTACCTGTGTGTTCACCAAAAGACAAAACAGATACACTAACTAAACTATAcactaacagaacactgacagaagcCAACCCCTGGACTAGAAAGCATGTTTAATGGAAAGTCTCTAGACCAAGGGTGTCAAACTAATTTGGCCCTGGGTGCCACATGCGGTCTTCAATAAGGTCGAGAATGTAGGTTCGTTATAATGTCAGTTTCGATTTGATTTTagtgatttacatttacatttgagtaatttagcagactctcATTTAAAGTACTGTATACTGAGTTAGTCCCCCCCCAAGAAAAATATAAGGTTATAAGGGTACACTTTTGTATTTTTAGATCATAAGGAAtaatcctagatcaacactcctattattcttattttttgcaacgtaagcttaactttctgaacattcgagacgtgtagcccacttgtcattctaatctcctttgcattagcgtagcctcttctgtagcctgtcaaccatgtgtctgtctatccctgttctctcctctctgcacagaccatacaaacgcttcacaccgcgtggccgcgcccaccctaacctggtggtcccagcccgcacgacccacgtggagttccaggtctccggtagcctctggaactgccgatctgcggccaacaaggcagagctcatctcagcctatgcgtccctccagtccctcgacttcctggcactgacggaaacatggctcaccacagataacactgctactcctactgctctctcttcgtctgcccacgtgttctcgcacaccccgagaccttctggtcagcggggtggtggcaccgggatcctcatctctcccaagtggtcattctctctttctccccttacccatctgtctatcgcctcctttgaattccatgctgtcacagttaccagccctttcaagcttaacatccttatcatttatcgccctccaggttcccttggagagttcatcaatgagcttgatgccttgataagctcctttcctgaggacggctcacctctcacagttctgggtgactttaacctccccatgtctacctttgactcattcctctctgcctccttctttccactcctctcctcttttgacctcaccctctcaccttccccccctactcacaaggcaggcaatacgcttgacctcatctttactagatgctgttcttccactaacctcattgcaactcccctccaagtctccgaccactaccttgtatccttctccctctcgctctcatccaacacttcccacactgcccctactcggatggtatcgcgccgtcccaacctccgctctctctcccccgctactctctcctcttccatcctatcatctcttccctctgcccaaaccttctccaacctatctcctgattctgcctcctcaaccctcctctcctccctttctgcatcctttgactctctatgtcccctatcctccaggccggctcggtcctcccctcccgctccgtggctcgacgactcattgcgagctcacagaacagggctccgggcagccgagcggaaatggaggaaaactcgcctccctgcggacctggcatcctttcactccctcctctctacattttcctcttctgtctctgctgctaaagccactttctaccactctaaattccaagcatctgcctctaaccctaggaagctctttgccaccttctcctccctcctgaatcctcctccccctccccccccctcctccctctctgcagacgacttcgtcaaccattttgaaaagaaggtcgacgacatccgatcctcgttcgctaagtcaaacgacaccgctggttctgctcacactgcccaaccctgtgctttgacctctttctcccctctctctccagatgaaatctcgcgtcttgtgacggccggccgcccaacaacctgcccgcttgaccctatcccctcctctcttctccagaccatttccggagaccttctaccttacctcacctcgctcatcaactcatccttgaccgctggctacgtcccttccgtcttcaagagagcgagagttgcaccccttctgaaaaaacctacactcgatccctccgatgtcaacaactacagaccagtatcccttctttcttttctctccaaaactcttgaacgtgccgtccttggccagctctcctgctatctctctcagaatgaccttcttgatccaaatcagtcaggtttcaagactagtcactcaactgagactgctcttctctgtatcacggaggcgctccgcactgctaaagctaactctctctcctctgctctcatccttctagacctatcggctgccttcgatactgtgaaccatcagatcctcctctccaccctctccgagttgggcatctccggcgcggcccacgcttggattgcgtcctacctgacaggtcgctcctaccaggtggcgtggcgagaatctgtctcctcaccacgcgctctcaccactggtgtcccccagggctctgttctaggccctctcctattctcgctatacaccaagtcacttggctctgtcataacctcacatggtctctcctatcattgctatgcagacgacacacaattaatcttctcctttcccccttctgatgaccaggtggcgaatcgcatctctgcatgtctggcagacatatcagtgtggatgacggatcaccacctcaagctgaacctcggcaagacggagctgctcttcctcccggggaaggactgtccgttccatgatctcgccatcacggttgacaactccattgtgtcctcctcccagagcgctaagaaccttggcgtgatcctggacaacaccctgtcgttctccaccaacatcaaggcggtggcccgttcctgtaggttcatgctctacaacatccgcagagtacgaccctgcctcacacaggaagcggcgcaggtcctaatccaggcactcgtcatctcccgtctggattactgcaactcgctgctggctgggctccctgcctgtgccattaaacccctacaactcatccagaacgccgcagcccgtctggtgttcaaccttcccaagttctctcacgtcaccccgctcctccgctctctccactggcttccagttgaagctcgcatccgctacaagaccatggtgcttgcctacggagctgtgaggggaacggcacctcagtaccttcaggctctgatcaggccctacacccaaacaagggcactgcgttcatccacctctggcctgctcgcctccctaccactgaggaagtacagttcccgctcagcccagtcaaaactgttcgctgctctggccccccaatggtggaacaaactccctcacgacgccaggacagcggagtcaatcaccaccttccggagacacctgaaaccccacctcttcaaggaatacctaggataaagcaatccttctgcccccccccccccccccccccccttaaaagatctgatgcactattgtaaagtggctgttccaccggatgccataaggtgaatgcaccaatttgtaagtcgctctggataagagcgtctgctaaatgacttaaatgtaaatgtaaatgtactctgAGACCCTTTATGAATACGTCCCAGAGCTGTTTCGCTGTGGTAGTCGTACCAGTCGATGCCTCTGTGGTAGTTGTGTCCGTTGAAGAACTGGATCTCCTCAAAGGTCTCCTTGTTGGGGTAGTtactggtcaggtcagggtgcaTTCCCAGAAACAGATAGAGGGCTGTAgaacctgggagagagagggatggagagggagacagagagagggagggaagggggatgaagcggggagcgagagagacggagagagagagacagtggagagagagtatATATTTTGAAGCATTAAAACATCAACTTTGAAGCACCTTGCAGCAGCCATGACAATGAATGATCAAATAAATCGTCTCGTTAGTGTCCTGTTCCCATTAGTGTTGGTGAGTGTTTCTCATAAACCGCCTTCTGCTTTCTCTGCGGAGGAGAGAGTGTCAGTCGGTCATGTGTGACAGGCAAGTTCCCGTAATTATGTTCTGTACGGAGAATGTGTAACTCTGAGACAACAACACCTCCTCTGCAGACCAAAGTCTCAGAAACCTCCCACAGGCCAGAGCAGATACCTGTCAGCTCTAACTACTCCTCACTGCGATAATCACATATGAGGAAGGGAAGTGAATCACAAGTGAGGTGAAATCAAGGctccgtcccaaatggtaccctattccctatataatgcactacttttgaccagggtatcgctctggtcaagagtagtgcattacacagggaatagggtgccatttgggatggggaGCACGCAGAGGTGAGGTTGTGGACTGAGAGTCATGGCTAGTGATGTCCACTAGGTGGATCTGGTGTTCCATCTCTCACCTGTCTTCTGAGGCCCAATGACAAGCAGCTTGGGGAAACGGTCGCATGTCTTCTCCTTTGACCAGATGTCCTTGTGCCTTTTGTCCTCGCAGGGATCCTGTAGGACCAGGGTTTATGAGTCCTTAGTCATTCTTACATGTATCCAGTTGTTTAACCACTAAAAGTCTATGCCGTTGGGGGGGCTTgggtactaagctaacatatgaaattgttttacgatggtcataccatggataatttagctattttatttagaattttaGCACATCTTTAGGTATAAATGTTTCtatttactactatagcccatagaaatgcattgaataacacattcataaatggcaaaacagacagtcaaaaaataaaatcataaggaataaggttttgaagagacatgaaagctcaggaaatattttagttttttgaacacatatttaaccccttattttttggGACACAAAACTACGTCCATTCTTCCAttcgtttgtatgggttaccttcaaatgagtcccctgacacttgtgggggttgtagagcaaaacggagaacaccatcgtgttcgggagtctcccctttccatagaggggtcatattagtttgtccAACCGGACGCTACGGACGTTTTCATGAGAAGACCGATTatcgggatgtctcctggtctgacaaaacgctgtagctcggccaccttccaccacagATGCAGAAGGCCAACATTGGCAGATGCGGTGAAAAAaactgatatctctagcttaaactgacagattttgaagGGGCTTTTTAAATTATGTTAGATTGACGCATGGGtgcgtcaatagactcttaaggattaatGAACCCTGAACAAATACATACAACATCCTGAGGACGTGCGGCTACATTGGAACGGTCAATGGAGATGCCCTTTGAACACAAATACAATACTTGGCAGCAGATTGTGGTCTACAGGACAAGGATCCACCCAGGACTCATGTTAAAGGCCTTTCTAAATTAGACTAAGCTGTGTACATTCAGGTTAAAAGGATGTTCCGCTCAAAATACAACCTAACATGATTTTTCCACTTGTAGTCGATTCCCCAAGATAGTTATCACATCCCAGTATTCGTCAATAGACACATCCAGTTccagccagtctctctctgtcccacagaCTGACCTGCCAGAGTGGGTCTCTCTCGTTAGGGAAGAGGCTGAAGTATCTCTGGGCCAGCTGGATGGGAGGCAGGGTCTGCAGCCGCAGGTTGGTCCAGGTTTGCAGGAAGGCCACCAGGCTCTTAAAGGTGTACAGGCCCAGCCGGTCGTTACCGTAGTTAGACAGGTGGGTCATGAAGATACTGATCtggaggagagcgagagcgagagagagaaaggtaaacTTAAATTCACTCTGATAGTGGGAGTGGCCAGCAGTGATTGGATGTATAGTGTGTGTTAACTCACAGGGTTGAGTAGAACAGTGAGGAACAGCTCTCCTCCGTTAATGAGTTTGTCCAGTTCGTTGGGACTGCCTGGGTACTCCTTATAGAAGATGGTGTGCGTGAACAGGCCACATGTCTGCCTGGGCAAGAcctgcaaacaaacaaacacacacgtcaatgacacacacacttataagtcaatgacacacacaagcatgcacgcgcacacaccagCACCACTGGTCTATTCAATGCAAAACATTCCAAACCCCAGGCAATATCAACACTTTTGCTTACAATAAtcttcatattattattatcatcatttgGAGAAGCCTATATGGAATTCATTAAAATACACATGCAGCTAGAGAGAGTCTGGGGATCTGAATATCAATCatctacaggaagagagagatgccGACAGACAGCACGAGAGGAAAACCTACTGGCAGCACAACATAGTGTACTACTGGGGTATCAGATAGTGTTTTTAAGAAGATTAACTTGTGTGTTGGTGGTGTGCCGTCAGGGTTTATGTTGTGGAGGGAAAAGTCTctctgttgttgatgttgttgttgcattgttaAAGGCATATCCAAGAGGTAGTGTCTGGGGGCCAGTCAGGGTGGTTGGTAGTGTCTAGGGGCCAGTCAGGGTGGTTGGTAGTGTCTAGGGGCCAGTCAGGGTGGTTGGTAGTGTCTGGGGGCCAGTCGGGGTGGTTGGTAGTGTCTGGGGGCCAGTCAGGTTGGTTGGTAGTGTCTAGGGGCCAGTCAGAGAGGTTGGTAGTGTCTAGGGGCCAGTCAGGGTGGTTGGTAGTGTCTAGGGGCCAGTCAGAGAGGTTGGTAGTGTCTAGGGGCCAGTCAGAGAGGTTGGTAGTGTCTAGGGGCCAGTCAGAGAGGTTGGTAGTGTCTAGGGGCCAGTCAGGGTGGTTGGTAGTGTCTAGGGGCCAGTCAGAGAGGTTGGTAGTGTCTAGGGGCCAGTCGGGGTGGTTGGTAGTGTCTGGGGGCCAGTCAGAGAGGTTGGTAGTGTCTGGGGGCAGTCAAAGTGGTTGGTAGTGTCTGGGGTCCAGTCAGAGTGGTCGGTGGTGTCTGGGGGCCAGTCAGGGTGGTCGGTAGTGTTTGGGGACCAGTCAGAGTGGTTGGTAGTGTTTGGGGGCCAGTCAGAGTGGTTGGTAGTGTTTGGGGGCCAGTCAGAGTGGTTGGTAGTGTTTGGGGGCCAGTCAGAGTGGTTGATAGTGTTTGGGGGCCAGTCAGAGTGGTTGGCGTAGCTACAGTCCACTATCACCTACTGCTGTAGAGGGATCCTCACACACTGATTGACCACCAAGGCATAATGAGGCTGGCCATTCCAAGGCCACTGTTGCCACGGTGACATACATAAAACTGCCCTGCTGTTCTTTCCATCtcaggggaggacagagagaaggagagatgttgatagcagatacagagaaaagagaagaaagagggagagatggtgagatagGTGGGGTAATAGAGTTATGAAGGTGGTGAGATAGGTGGGGTAATAGAGTTATGAAGGTGGTGAGATAGGTGGGGTAATAGAGTTATGAAGGTGGTGAGATAGGTGGGGTAATAGAGTTATGAAGGTGGTGAGATAGGTGGGGTAATAGAGTTATGAAGGTGGTGAGATAGGTGGGGTAATAGAGTTATGAAGGTGGTGAGATAGGTGGGGTAATAGAGTTATGAAGGTGGTGAGATAGGTGGGGTAATAGAGTTATGAAGGTGGTGAGATAGGTGGGGTAATAGAGTTATGAAGGTGGTGAGATAGGTGGGGTAATAGAGTTATGAAGGTGGTGAGATAGGTGGGGTAATAGAGTTATGAAGGTGGTGAGATAGGTGGGGTAATAGAGTTATGCAGGTGGTGAGATAGGTGGGGTAATAGAGTTATGAAGGTGGTGAGATAGGTGGGGTAATAGAGTTATGAAGGTGGTGAGATAGGTGGGGTAATAGAGTTATGAAGGTGGTGAGATAGGTGGGGTAATAGAGTTATGCAGGTGGTGAGATAGGTGGGGTAATAGAGTTATGAAGGTGGTGAGATAGGTGGGGTAATAGAGTTATGAAGGTGGTGAATTGTTTACACCTATTCTGTAACTTCAGATCTGCAAAGGAAGACAGAACAAACccagagacggagagagtggaACTTCTGTGCGTGTAATGTTTACAgtaaatttgtattgtttatttcacttttgtttataatttacttcacttgctttggcaatgttaacatacgtttcccatgtcaataaagcccttgaattgaatagaATAGAGTAACCGTCAGTAGGGTGACTCACGCTGATACCGCTGTGTATGAATCCTCGTCTGAAGCGGGCAGGTTTGAGGTGGGGGTACTCCTCCGTGCTGGTCACCCTGATACCCCACACCTTCTTCCAGGCATCGTACAGCTGCAGGTGGACCGGGTACACCCCAGAGTGGTGGGGTGCCACCGCATAGCCCATGTTAGTGGGGATACCGTGCTcctggaaagagagggagggggaggcagaAGAGGGGTgtatggggggaggagagagacagataggaggtagggagggaggaagaaggaATCATAATTAAAATCACAGCCAGGAGTCAGACTGATACGACCTGACACACACATAACTCATGACCAAGGGAATTCTCTCATTCAGCACAAGCCCTCACTGTATTGCTCCTCAGTAGCAATGCTAAGGCTAGCCCAACACAGCACATAAATGTAATCTGTCATGATACAACAGGATGTGTGAGATAAAGAGCAGCATTAGTTCTGGTGCTTTGGACAAGTCATCATTTCAGAGGTGTTAGCATCGTTAGAATTTCAGAAGGAGAGGGGACATTCAGCCCGTAACAtacaaagagagagggtggaggggaggggacattcaGCCCATAACAtacaaagagagagggtggaggggaggggacattcaGCCCATAACAtacaaagagagagggtggaggggaggggacattcaGCCCATAACAtacaaagagagagggtggaggggaggggacattcaGCCCATAACAtacaaagagagagggtggaggggaggggacattcaGCCCGTAACAtacaaagagagagggtggaggggaggggacattcaGCCCATAACAtacaaagagagagggtggaggggaggggacattcaGCCCATAACAtacaaagagagagggtggaggggaggggacattcaGCCCGTAACAtacaaagagagagggtggaggggaggggacattcaGCCCATAACAtacaaagagagagggtggaggggaggggacattcaGCCCGTAACAtacaaagagagagggtggaggggaggggacattcaGCCCATAACAtacaaagagagagggtggaggggaggggacattcaGCCCGTAACAtacaaagagagagggtggaggggaggtgACATTCAGCCCgtaaaaagagagagggtggaggggaggggacattcagcccgtaaaaagagagagggtggaggggaggggacattcaGCCCGTAACAtacaaagagagagggtggaggggaggggacattcagcccgtaaaaagagagagggtggaggggaggggacattcaGCCCGTAACAtacaaagagagagggtggaggggaggggacattcaGCCCATAACAtacaaagagagagggtggaggggaggggacattcaGCCCGTAACAtacaaagagagagggtggaggggaggtgACATTCAGCCCGTAACAtacaaagagagagggtggaggggaggggacattcagcccgtaaaaagagagagggtggaggggaggggacattcaGCCCGTAACAtacaaagagagagggtggaggggaggggacattcaGCCCGTAACAtacaaagagagagggtggaggggaggggacattcaGCCCGTAACAtacaaagagagagggtggaggggaggtgACATTCAGCCCGTAACAtacaaagagagagggtggagctctTCGCTCCAGTTCCGATCCACGTTCTAGCTCTTCTCTTAACTTCTCTAggttagggggcagcattttcacgtttggatgaaaagcatacccaaattcaactgccagctactcatccccaggagataagatatgcatattattagtatatttggatagaaaacactgaagtttctaaaactgtttgaatcatgtctgtgagtataacaaaacttatttagcaggcgaaaccccgaggacaaaccattcagatttttttttttttttttttaggtcactgtcttttcaatgagtttattgggaaaccagatttctaagcgaattgcttgcagttactacggcttccactggatgtcaacagtcctgagaaataggttgaggttattcctttgtgtaatgaagaaaaacagccatcttgaagtcgagtcacTCCAGATGTCCTGTTTGATTGAAGCGCATGTccagaaggcatgctacatatcgttttaatcctgtattgaacacagatcgattattaacgttaaaaaatacctaaaattgtattacaaaagtagttagaaatattttggcaaagtttacaggtaacctttgagatattttgtcgtcacgtttgaacaagttggaacctgtgtttttctggatcaaacgcgccaaataaatggacattttggatatatatcgacggaattaatcgaacaaagggatcatttgtgatgtttatgggacatattggagtgccaacaacagaagcttgtcaaaggtaaggcatgaattatatttttatttctgtgttttgtgtcacGCCTGCAGGGTTGgaatatgcttctctctttgtttactattgtgctatactcagataatagcatcgtatgctttcgccgaaaagcctatttcaattctgacatgttggctggattcacaaccagtgtagctttaatttggtatctttcatgtgtgatttaatgaaagtttgattttatagtaattttcatagtca from Salvelinus fontinalis isolate EN_2023a chromosome 29, ASM2944872v1, whole genome shotgun sequence encodes:
- the LOC129827805 gene encoding bifunctional heparan sulfate N-deacetylase/N-sulfotransferase 1-like isoform X2, encoding MLGCVSRLRRLVRLVRHLPLQTSLLLLFLFCTVSVFVSAYFLYGAKQELEHSGGGVAGGEVASAVYDDLRVSPSRLLPVRAVSGGPGGEGGVRTDPVVLVFVESQYSQLGQDIVAILESGRFRYRTEISPGKGDMPTLTDKEHGRFTLVIYENILKYVNLDAWNRELLDKYCVEYGVGIIGFFKALLETQRELRDHVPNFTFNLGYSGKFFHAGSDEEDLGDDLLLSYVKEFWWFPHMWSHMQPHLFHNQSVLAEQMLLNKRFAMEHGIPTNMGYAVAPHHSGVYPVHLQLYDAWKKVWGIRVTSTEEYPHLKPARFRRGFIHSGISVLPRQTCGLFTHTIFYKEYPGSPNELDKLINGGELFLTVLLNPISIFMTHLSNYGNDRLGLYTFKSLVAFLQTWTNLRLQTLPPIQLAQRYFSLFPNERDPLWQDPCEDKRHKDIWSKEKTCDRFPKLLVIGPQKTGSTALYLFLGMHPDLTSNYPNKETFEEIQFFNGHNYHRGIDWYMEYFPLPSNTSSDYYFEKSANYFDSEVAAERAAALLPKSKIITILINPADRAYSWYQHQRAHDDPVALKYSFHDVIVATHDAPVRLRVLQNRCLVPGWYAIHLERWLNHYHSSQVLVLDGQQLKTEPASVMDKIQRFLGLVNTVNYHRILAFDPNKGFWCQLLEGGKTKCLGKSKGRRYPDMNPESQLFLREHYRDQNIALSKLLYRMGQPLPSWLREELVHTR
- the LOC129827805 gene encoding bifunctional heparan sulfate N-deacetylase/N-sulfotransferase 1-like isoform X1; the protein is MLGCVSRLRRLVRLVRHLPLQTSLLLLFLFCTVSVFVSAYFLYGAKQELEHSGGGVAGGEVASAVYDDLRVSPSRLLPVRAVSGGPGGEGGVRTDPVVLVFVESQYSQLGQDIVAILESGRFRYRTEISPGKGDMPTLTDKEHGRFTLVIYENILKYVNLDAWNRELLDKYCVEYGVGIIGFFKANENSLLSAQLKGFPLFLHSNLGLKDCTVNSKSPLLFITRSGQPLPGPLPGDDWTVFQSNHSTYEPVLLAKTQSAESVPSLGTTAALLPSVVQDLGLHDGIQRVLFGNNLNFWLHKLVFVDAVGFLTGKRLSLSLERHLLVDIDDIFVGKEGTRMKVDDVKALLETQRELRDHVPNFTFNLGYSGKFFHAGSDEEDLGDDLLLSYVKEFWWFPHMWSHMQPHLFHNQSVLAEQMLLNKRFAMEHGIPTNMGYAVAPHHSGVYPVHLQLYDAWKKVWGIRVTSTEEYPHLKPARFRRGFIHSGISVLPRQTCGLFTHTIFYKEYPGSPNELDKLINGGELFLTVLLNPISIFMTHLSNYGNDRLGLYTFKSLVAFLQTWTNLRLQTLPPIQLAQRYFSLFPNERDPLWQDPCEDKRHKDIWSKEKTCDRFPKLLVIGPQKTGSTALYLFLGMHPDLTSNYPNKETFEEIQFFNGHNYHRGIDWYMEYFPLPSNTSSDYYFEKSANYFDSEVAAERAAALLPKSKIITILINPADRAYSWYQHQRAHDDPVALKYSFHDVIVATHDAPVRLRVLQNRCLVPGWYAIHLERWLNHYHSSQVLVLDGQQLKTEPASVMDKIQRFLGLVNTVNYHRILAFDPNKGFWCQLLEGGKTKCLGKSKGRRYPDMNPESQLFLREHYRDQNIALSKLLYRMGQPLPSWLREELVHTR